The DNA region TACCTGCTGGTAAATTAAGAGGTTTTAAATGCTACGTATACACTTTCTTTGTAACATAGATTTTAATAACTTATATctcaataccaggtttgagGTCAGTCAATTGTAAGAGGTGATAAgcatgcttcagtaagtagaatactgcgacCAGCTTCAAACATGTAACAGAAGTTACGCtgaaaaaatgtataaagtcAGATTGCCTGTAAAATTATACTTCAGGTACCAAGGATGTTTTTGTTTCACAATCATTGCATCatttatcaatcaattaaaTATACTTAACTATACATCAGACTGTTAGAAATAAGGTGAAActcaatatataatattttttgtcTAAGACACAGCAGAGGGGTTAAGAGACACTCACGATTGTATATTGCCAATATTACAGCTCATTCATAACATGTGGACAAATGGGCCTTGCACTTTGACTGGTTACCAGCTAACAACTAGAAAATTCATGGTCCCCATCACAATAATCTTTCGACAACTTGAGTGACATTCATAAGTTTGAGTATCCGCTATATTAGCGCCCTCTTACGGTCAAACTTGAAAGTTCTTTCTTTTCTGACAACCAGTCTGGCTTGCATTGATTATACATCATATTCAAACATGCAGTTTTCACCATACACCACAAAAGTCTTATCTTTGTAACCCCAAAACCTAAACGCAATAAAACTATTAACAAATCTGTACAGGATAATAGCATTAAGCAGTTTAATACAGTGTGTTTAGTaatcatttttttattgaaaaaattGGTTATTTCCTCAAACGAGGCTATGTTATACTACGgtaaatttgtaattaaaaatagTTTCTAATTAATTTCACACTTCTAATTACCACTCTGTATTCTTTATCTTCAAAGATTGTCAACATAAATTACCCATGGTGGAAGACCTGTAAAAGAAATTATTGTTGGGAGTAATGGTTACAATGTGAAATTATCGTAGGTGTTTgactgtgtgtgtttgtatatgtgtgtgtgtgtgtgtgtgtgtgtgtgtgtgtatgtatgtatgtatgtatgtatgtatgtatgtatgtatgtatgtatgtatgtacatacgtatgtatggatgtgtgtgcatgtgtgtatgcaacaatgtgtctgtgtgtgttcatgtgtttGCTTTAAAATTCATGTCATACAAATTACTTTCATATATTCATGATACTGTACAAAACATGGATTCCATTAAAGATTTACCAAGAAACATCTTGCCAGCTAAATAACGAATATTTCCATCAGGTTCTTTTACTGAACCAAAACATTGTTTGGTCTATTGTTGTCTATACGTAAAACTTAACCTGTCAAAAAAGAGGGTCCATAATTTAGTTTACTGACAGTTTTGACTGACAACTACAACAATATTTATTTCACTTATTCTGTTGATAATCAGTTCAGAGAAATCAACCATTTTGAACAAGAAGACCAAACTGAATGCATTACGTACTTGTTAAACATTGTGTGACTGCACTGGTACCCCTTGTTGCTGTTGCATTTGTTGCTGCATCTTAGCCAACATTTCTTGCATACGCTTCAACTGTAAATTGGAAAGAAACATTATTATGCACATTGTTATGTTCAATTTTGTTGGTTTTTTATGCATTCTGTTATGTTCAATGATTTGTTTTTTTATGCACATTGTTATGTTcaatgttgttggttttttaatgtattttgttatgttcaatgttgttggttttttatgtattttgttatgttcaatgttgttgggtttttttatgCATATTGCATGTTCAATTTTGTATCTTGAAAACTTTACATACCAAAATCTTTTCATTTTGACACACGACACTCAAGACAGAGAGATTTGTGTATTCATGATATCGGCACAAGtgttatcaatatttatgacaCCTAAGTGCTTAtgcccttcagtgtaaaacatcttatgaatattcattgttcatccaTGCATAATTAATTCTGCCACTTTCTGCCTctgttattttttcttgattttaaccaTGAGTTGGTTGGAGTATTCTTGGACAACGTAACAACAAATGTTTAAAACTTCTATTTCCAAGGAACATACTAAGTTTATAATTTGTTAGAGTTGTACGATTCTTACCTCAGCTTCTTTCTCCAAAAGAATCCTATCTTTTTCAGACATCTTGGTATCAATACTATCTTCTCTCTTCatctttggtctaaaatttaaaatttcaaaattataaatattataagaGTTCTTACTGCAAGATAACacttttggaatatataatacaattatgtgaattattttattacatggcacAAAACATTCATGGCAACATATTTTGGGCAAACAAATGATCAGAATTTTTGTGttgaatgaaagagaaataTGCAATTTTCTATGGTTGTTACTTACTTGAATGGTTTGCCACCACCCTTGGCTAGTTTTTCAGATCTGAAGTTTTCATAGTGTACATCTTGTGTTACTTCTTGTAAGTCCTGCATATGTGTGCTATTGATaatttaatcaaaataaaacattaaatcAAACAGCGGAGTCGTGATGGACAAACAGTTAGAGAGGCAGGTTCAGAATCTACTTGGTTTAGGTTCAAGTGCCACGTCTATTTGCTTCCAAATGGCTTAAAATCCTTCAGCAAAATTTGAACCACAaatgtgcctcagtcaacccagctgtataattagagACTTGGTTGGTTAGAGGCTGTCATATTCAATAATATGCACTTGCAGAGGCTAAAATGAATCTTATGCTCCATGGGGTGTTAAGGAAATATATTAGTTGTGCCATTATAGATCCATATTGGGGTAATACTAAAAAAGAGCTTGAAAAAGTGTGTCAGAAAGCGTTATATAAATACTAATGTTATTCAATTTTTAATTGGAAAAAAGGTGAAAACAACTACACAAAAGACTTGACTGAATGCAAAGTACATTTATTCATACATGATGCTACGGTTCGTGGTCTCTTCACACTTGGCCTAAACTACACCCTCTGGTGACAGGTTTTTATTATTCTTTCTTCTTTATAAGCAAAATCACATTGAGCAACTAATCTGATGTTTGACATGGTTTCTATGGTGAGAAACTAAATGCATGTACTTACATCAACATGGACCGTAATTTGATGAAGTCACAATGGTCTGGATTTTCAACTGTGAACAAAGAATACACATAATAACATATCAATGTTGACAACACAAGAAATTGAGATGTATGGTTATGACATGGACCCAAATCTGAACATTTTGtctgtgacattttttttgccATATAAAGAATTACAGTTGTTATTGTACTTATTGAAGGACACATGCCTAAACAGAGCAAGATCTATTGTGTAGCACTTATTATACAACCCAAATAAATGATTTCATATGGTACAAAAAAATGCTGACCTTACGATCACAGAGTAAATATATAAACCTGTGTGATGCTATATTGATATTCTTGGTTCTTTCCAGACCAAAAACTAACACTTTAATAATTCTCTATAGACCcttaatataataaaaatgcTTTCATCTTTGAAGAGCTAGAAACACCACTAACAtaaattcatagaaatatttgcagGTTACACTGATATCTCACCTTCAACAACACCCCAGGGGTAAAGACGACCTCTAACCTTTCGACCTTTGACTTCGATCAGCTGACTTGATCCACAGATGGCAAATGGCATTCCATCCTGTAAGCATATCAAATGATATTATCAGTTCTTACAAGTTTGTTATGGAATAATTCCAccattattacatttattggAGCTACCAACGATGTAGTCATTATCACATTTCTTCATTAGAATTTCATCTTTTTATGTTCGGACTTCCATCAAAGATTTTCAtggtcaaggtcttaaaagaaagctcatatttaataatatgggtgtagacacttgaatggagtcactatgGATTATACCTCCACAGTGAAGATGCAAActtaacaacaaatatatttatatagcctccattcagccatatttgattcagttgcaaaacaaagtgacttgCATATGactcacatagtatgttacctttgtgccaggtttggttgaaatcactTGGTGCATGTCAGAGACAAGGGGGTGAATGCAAGCACACACGGACTGACGGACAGACACATGGACAGAACCCAACACATAAGTCCCCTCCAGGTGATGCCCGTTAGGGACTAATCAAATGACTCAATTTATGAACCTACTTTTAACTGTCTGTTTTGTTCTTTGaaatcttcatcttcatctgaATCACAGTCTGGTATTCTATAGATAGATATGCCATTCTCTTCTATTTCATGCATGATCTGTAAGTGTAGAtgtgaaaacaacaacatcaacacatttataGTATGACTTCAAAATTGattgttattccccaatatattcTTCTTTCAGTTGAGGAAAATACAAGAAGTGACATAAAGGGACCTTGTCACTAATTACCACAAGACAGACAAAACCCTTTTGTtgcaagtattttccagctgaatgaggAATAAAATTGATGATGACACATAGATTAAAAAATTCCTTGTTATAGTCAACACTTTTAAACCAACTGGCCACCAGAGTGGGGGAAACATTGGTCTCTTCTTTTGCCAACAAAATAGTAAATTTTTGGTTTTGAAGAAATCTTGTACATTCAGCAATTAGGAAATTATGGTGCTGTGAACAACATAATCCATTTTCACTTGGGTGGGAAAACTACACTACGACCTTTGTGTCAATGACTCGTAGTCAAACTCAATTGGCTATCTCTACCTTGACTTCCATCTCAAATTGCATACACACCAGTTCAGTGGTTTCAAGGATTTATTCCATTATCAATACCTTGCTTTCCATCTCAGCTCACACACTCACTAATAAATTTAGTTATTAGTACAAGACACTCACTTTAGCTGTAAAGTCTTGaaacttattttttttgttaacatATCAGATTTAGAAATAACCAATACAACATTCACTTTGTGATGTAATGCCCGCATAAAGTCTACGTCCACAGTTCAGTGGTTTCAAGGACTTATTCCATTATCATTACCTTGCTTTCCATTTCAGCTCACTAGTAAATTTAGTTATTAGTACAAGACACTCACCTTAGCTTTAAGTTTTGAAACTTCTCTCTTTGTTAACATATCAGATTTAGCAATAACTGGTACAACATTCACTTTGTGATGTAATGCCCTCATAAAGTCTACGTCCACAGTTCAGTGGTTTCAAGGACTCATTCCATTATCACCACCTTGAATTCCATCTCAGCTCAAAACACTCACTAGTAAATTTAGTTATTAGTACAAGACACTCACCTTAGCTTTAAGTTTTGAAACTTCTCTCTTTGTTAGTGTATCAGATTTAGCAATAACTGGTACAACATTCACTTTGTGATGTAATGCCCTCATAAAGTCTATGTCCAGAGGttttaaactgaaaataaatcatACACATGCCATTATTAAGCTACGAGTAATTGCATTGTCATGATACTGAACATCAGTACTTCCAGGCACTGAGCAAAAtagaaatttattttcatatacttATATTTGTCTCATATTTGTCTCAAAATAGAACTAC from Glandiceps talaboti chromosome 18, keGlaTala1.1, whole genome shotgun sequence includes:
- the LOC144449452 gene encoding septin-2B-like, with the translated sequence MASEHRTFTNPEQAGYVGFANLPNQVHRKSVKKGFEFTLMVVGESGLGKSTLVNSLFLTDLYPERHIPGAAEKIDKTVSIDASTVEIEERGVKLRLTVVDTPGYGDAINNVDCFSPIIKYIDEQFERYLQDESGLNRRNIIDNRVHCCFYFISPTGHGLKPLDIDFMRALHHKVNVVPVIAKSDTLTKREVSKLKAKIMHEIEENGISIYRIPDCDSDEDEDFKEQNRQLKDGMPFAICGSSQLIEVKGRKVRGRLYPWGVVEVENPDHCDFIKLRSMLITHMQDLQEVTQDVHYENFRSEKLAKGGGKPFKPKMKREDSIDTKMSEKDRILLEKEAELKRMQEMLAKMQQQMQQQQGVPVQSHNV